In Bacillus sp. S3, the sequence TGTTCCGGATGCCCGGGTTACCTATGCCCACGGGCAGATGACAGAAAATGAATTGGAATCCGTGATGATCAGCTTCCTTGCAGGCGAGTTTGATGTGCTTGTCAGTACAACAATCATTGAAACTGGCGTTGATATTCCAAATGTGAATACGTTAATTGTCTTTGATGCCGATCGAATGGGACTTTCCCAGCTTTATCAATTGCGCGGCCGTGTTGGCCGTTCCAATCGGGTTGCCTACGCCTATTTCACTTACCGTAAGGATAAAGTCCTGACGGAAGTAGCAGAAAAACGTCTTCAAGCCATTAAAGAGTTTACCGAGTTAGGTTCCGGATTTAAAATTGCCATGCGGGATTTATCAATTCGCGGTGCCGGGAATTTATTAGGTGCTCAGCAGCATGGTTTCATTGACTCCGTCGGTTTCGACCTTTATTCACAAATGCTGAAAGAGGCAATTGAGGAACGGAGAGGAGCGCTCGGAGCTGAAGTAAAGAAATCAGTGGAGATTGACCTCGAAATCGATGCCTACATTCCGGATACGTACATTAAGGATGGTCATCAAAAGATTGAAATGTATAAGCGGTTTAGGGGTCTCGAGACACTTGAGGATGTGGAAGAGCTTCAAGAAGAGATGCGTGACCGGTTTGGGGAATATCCGGATGAAGTGGCCTACTTGTTCCAAATTGCTGAAATAAAGGTGTATGCTCTATTAAATGGTGTGGATCAAATTAAACAAGTCAAACAAGAAGTGACGATTTTGATAAGTGAGCAGATCACTGCCACGCTTGATGGAGCGAAACTATTTGCTCTTAGCAGCCCGTTTGGCCGGAATGTCAATCCGGGTATGGAAGGATCAAGGTTAAAAATCGTAATTAAAACGAAAGAGTTTGGAACCGCAGAGTGGCTTCATATTGTCAGCGAATTGGTTAAAGGTATTCCATTAGCTAAACGGGGACAGGAAAATCCCGTTAAATAATTTGAAAAAATAGTATGTTTGTGAATAGAACTTTCCAGATGAAAGATACTAAGTTCAAAGTTGGTGATGACTGGAAAAGCTGAAGCTAGACAGTTACATAATTCAAAAGCTTTGCCAATCACCAAGTTGAAAAATCATCAGATGAAAGTGAGGCAACATTGGATGAAAGCAACTGGAATAGTTCGTCGAATCGATGATTTGGGTCGTGTTGTCATTCCCAAAGAAATACGCAGAACTTTGCGTATCCGCGAAGGGGACCCGCTAGAGATTTTTGTGGATCGGGACGGGGAAGTGATTTTAAAGAAGTACTCACCAATCAGCGAATTAAGCGATTTCGCCAAAGAATATGCAGAAGCCCTATTTGACAGCCTCGGTAATCCTGTTTTAATTTGTGATCGAGATACGTATATTGCCCTTGCTGGCGGTTCTAAAAAAGATTATCTAAATAAGAATATTAGCGATTTGGTCGAAAAGACAATGGAAGAACGAAATTCCGTGCTACATACCCAGCAGGGTGATATTGCATTGGCTGACGGAAATGATGAAACAGTCTCTTCTTATACCATAGGGCCGATTATTGCGAATGGGGATCCTATTGGTGCAGTTATTATTTTTTCTAGAGAAGGAACGCTTGGAGAAGTGGAACAAAAGGCGGTGGAAACAGCCGCAGGGTTCTTAGCGAGACAGATGGAATCATAATATTAAATGAAAAAAAGACAGCGCGTGCTGTCTTTTTTTATGCACCCTAGAATTTATACGTTTTGACTTTGAGAAATGTCCAGCTCCAGCACCCTAGCGGCTAATGTCCTTCGCTCTCCGCCCTACGATAAGTCAACATCGATTCGCCTCCGGCTCTTCGTGTTTCCTTTATCTCAGTTGGAGCGCTCCAGGCCATACGCCGCTGACCAGGGCGCTTGCGCTTTTCTTATGAGCTATTTTCGATTTGCATTCAAGAATATGGTTTGTGCCGCCCTTACCCCTGCCCCTGGTTCGAAGGAATAGGAGAAGTCTTGGAGGCCTGCTTCCATAAGTGAAACCGCCTCAAGGACGTCACTTGGGAAACAATAGCCCATATGGCCGAATCTGAAAATTTTCCCTTGCAAAGACCCCAGTCCGCCGGCAAAATCAAGGTGGTAGTTCTGCTTCAAATGTCTAAGGAAGGATGAAAGCTCCAGCCCCTCAGGTGTACGGATCGCGGTAATCGTTGGTGAGGCATACTCATCGCTGGTCAGCAGACCGATTGAGAGAGCCTTCATAGCCCCCCGAACCATATTTTTCATCAGTTCATGTCTGGCCATAGTTTGTGTGAACCCGCCTTCTTCATCAATTAAATCACAGACAGCGGAAAGGCCAAAAATCAGTGAAACCGCAGGGGTGTTTGGTGTCATTCCTTTCGCTGCCCATTCGCGATAGCTTACTAAATTGAGGTAATAGGACGGTGTTTGATTTTCCTCTATTACCTTCCATGCCCGCTTGCTTATGCTTAAAAGAGCAAGTCCAGGCGGAAGCATCATCGCTTTTTGCGAGCCTGTTACTAAAATATCAATTCCCCATTGATCCATTTCCGCAGGAGCACCGCCGATGCAGCTGACCCCATCGACAATAAATAACGCATCCGTCTGATTACTTACAACCTTGGCTAATTTTTCAATCGGGTTTAGAATTCCGGTTGACGTTTCATTATAGGTGGCAAAAACCGCCTTAATATTAGATAAAGGTTTAAGAAACGCTGCAAGATCTTCCTCCGTACATGCGTCGCCCCAAGCCGTTTCAAGCTTATGTACATGAAAACCATATTTCTCACAAATAGAGACGAAATAATCGCCAAAGGCGCCAACAGTAATGACCACTACTTCCTCGCCTGGAGAAACAGTGTTCACAGCTGCGGCCTCTAATGCAGCGGTACCGCCAGATGGCAGCAGCAAAATATCCTGCTTCGTTCCGAAGATCGGTTTCACCCTGTTCGTTGTTTCCTGAAAAAGCTGAACAAATTCTTCACTGCGATGGCTGATCATATCCTGATTCATCGCCAGCTGCACCTTTTTAGGTATGGGAGTAGGTCCGGGGTGTCTTAAAATATTTGGGTACATCTATTTTCCCTCCAGTATTTGATTAATTAAAAAATTCCAATATCTAACTTAAATTATAGATCAAATGGAAGGGGAAAGGAAAAGTTTCCCGAATAAATGTAGGATACGAAATAAGTTTATTGAGAGGGAGAAAAAATGAAGGTCACTCTTTTTGCGACATGTATAGTTGATCTATTCCAGAGCAATGTAGGCAAAGCCGCGGTTGAATTGCTTGAAAGACTTGGATGTGAAATTGAATTCCCGGAGTCCCAAGTTTGCTGCGGCCAGCCTGCTTATAACAGCGGCTATGTTAAGGAATCAAAAGAAGCAATGAAACGGATGATTGAAACATTCCATCATGCTGAGTATATTGTGTCACCATCCGGATCCTGTGCATTTATGTTCCATGAGTATCCACATATTTTTGCAGGAGATCCTGTTTGGGAACCAAAAGCAAAACAATTAGCCGAAAAAACATATGAGCTGACACAATTTATTGTGGAAGTGTTAAAAATTGAGGATGTTGGCGCTACGTTTGAGGGAACGGCTACCTATCATACATCTTGTCACATGACACGATTATTGGGGGTAAAAGAGCCGCCAATGATTCTTTTAAAAAACGTAAAAGGGTTAACGTTCACCGAGTTGCCAGGGAAAGAACAATGCTGCGGCTTTGGCGGCACGTTCTCAGTGAAAAATGCCCAAATTTCAGAGCAAATGGTTGATGAAAAGGTTGGACATGTTGAAGAAACAGGAGCGGATTACCTAATTGGTGCAGATGGAGCCTGCTTAATGAACATTGGCGGGCGTATGGAAAGGTTGGGCAAACCGGTAAAAGTCATGCATATTGCCGAAGTACTAAATAGCCACTAAGAAGCGGTTTAAAGTTGGGGGGGAATTTCTTATGGCGATGAAGATCGGTACGGAAAAGTTTAAGGAACGTGTTGATCATGGGATTCATGATCAATTTATGCGCGGTGCTGTCGCTGGAGCACAGGACGGAATGGGGATTAAACGAAAAGTTGTTACGACCGATGAACTGGATAATTGGGAAGACTGGAGAAATCACGGCGAGGAAATCCGTCAGCACGTCCTCGCGCACCTCGACTATTATTTGGAGCAGTTAAGTGAAAACATTGCGGGCAGGGGCGGTCATGTCTTTTTTGCCCAAACAAAGGAAGAGGCCAATGACTATATTAGAGAAGTTGTTAAGCGCAAAAATGCAAAAAAAGTCGTGAAGGCCAAATCGATGGTGACGGAGGAAATCAGCTTGAATGATATGTTGGAGGAAGAAGGCTGTGAAGTAGTGGAAACAGACCTCGGTGAATATATTCTTCAACTGGATGAGCATGATCCTCCCTCACATATTGTTGTGCCCGCACTTCATAAAAACAAAGAACAGATTCGTGAAGTATTTGCGAAAAAACTTGGCTACACCCAAACATCAAAACCGGAAGAACTTGCCTGCCAAGCACGTGTGACACTGCGCGAGAAATTCCTCGAAGCCGATATCGGTATTACTGGCTGTAATTTCGCGGTAGCAGAGACGGGCTCCTTCAGTTTAGTGACGAATGAAGGGAATGCTGATTTAGTGACAGCCTTGCCGAAAACACAAATCACCGTCATGGGAATGGAACGGATTGTTCCAACCTTTGAAGAAATGGAAGTTCTCGTTAGTCTGTTAACCCGGAGTGCAGTCGGGCAGAAATTAACCAGCTATATTACCGTTTTAACGGGTCCCCGTGAAGAAGGGGATGTGGATGGTCCGGAGGAATTCCATCTTGTTATCGTCGATAATGGCAGATCGGAAATCCTAGGCAGTGAGTTTCAATCCATTCTTCAATGTATTCGCTGCGGGGCTTGCATAAATGTCTGCCCTGTCTACCGTCATATCGGCGGTCATTCTTATGGTTCCATTTATCCGGGACCGGTGGGGGCCGTTTTGTCGCCGTTACTAGGGGGATATGATGAATATAAAGAACTTCCTTATGCCTCTACCCTTTGTGGTGCGTGTACGGAAGTCTGTCCGGTGAAAATTCCCCTGCATGATCTTCTTCATCAACACCGGGTCAATATTGTTGAAAAAGAAGGCAAGGCACCTGTGTCTGAAAAACTATTAATGAAGGCGTTTGGGCTTGGTGCGGCATCACCAACTCTTTATAAAATTGGGTCAAAATTGGCTCCCGCTGCGATGAATAGATTTACGGCAGGAGAAAAAATCTCTAATGGACCGGGTCCCCTTAAGGCTTGGACGGATATTCGGGAATTCCCTGCTCCAAATAAAGAGAGATTCAGAGATTGGTTTAAAAATCGCGAAAAAGGAGGCAGCAACTAGCATGAGCGGCACAATCCAAAATCGAGAGGGATTTTTAAATCAGCTTGCCGTCCGTCTTAATCGGCCGAGGATTTCGGCACCGATTGAAAAACCAATTTGGAAATATCAGCCGCAGTATGAGGTATTAAAGGATGCCACACAAGATGAATTGTTAGCCGTCTTGGAAGAGCATTGTAAAAAAATTCATACCAAATTATATACTACCGACCTAAAAGACTTGCCAGCGGTTGTCGATGATGTCGTTCGAGATTATGGAGGCGGTCCGGTTGTCACGTGGAAGGATGCCAGGTTCGCTGAATGGGGGCTGAATTCCTTGTTTCAACAGGAATGGGCTGCACAAAATATCGATGTGTTTGAATGGGATTACCGTTTAGGGGACGAAAATATTCAGAAGGCAGAAAACGCTAATGTCGGCATCACAATCAGTGAAATAACTCTTGCTGAATCGGGAACTGTCGTCCTTTTTAGTGATAAAGATAAGGGCAGAACGGTCAGCTTTTTACCGGCAACATCAATAATGTTGATTCCCAAAAGCTCGCTCGTTCCAAGAATGACCCAAGCTGCAGTGAAAATGCGTGAAATGTATCATCAGAGTGGACATGTTGCCTCCTGTATCAATTTTATAACCGGTCCAAGTAACTCTGCTGATATTGAATTGAACCTTGTTGTCGGGGTACATGGCCCGATTAAAGCAAGTTATATTGTAATAAATGATTTATAAAGAGTTTTTCCGTTTACTAAAACCGGGCATTTGCCCGGTTTTTCTACATTTATCAATACATCCCGTACTTGTGCTATAATTACCTTCGAGTTTAGTTAGTAGGTGAACGAATGAAATCCATGAATCAGTCGACTATGCTTTTTAAAGGTGCTTTTATATTAACAATTGCGGCATTACTTACGAAAATTTTAAGTGCATTTTACCGGATTCCTTTTCAAAATATTGTTGGTGATATTGGTTTCTATATTTATCAACAGGTATATCCATTTTATGGGATAGCCATCGTGCTGTCGACGACGGGATTTCCGGTTGTGATTTCAAAGCTGTATGCAGAACAAATGGAAAAAGGGGATGATGAAAAATCCCGCCTGCTTCTTTTCGTATCCTTTGTTTATTTGCAAGTAATCGGTTTCCTTTTGTTTCTCATTCTTTATGGCGGTGCAGATCACATTGCGGGTTGGATGAAGGACCCGCAATTAGCGGTTTTATTTAAGGTCATTTCCATTGTGTTTTTAATCTTTCCGTTTGTTTCAATCATAAGAGGATATTATCAAGCCATTGGGGAAATGACTCCGACAGCGTTATCACAAGTAGGGGAACAAACCATTCGCGTTTTGACGATTATTTTTCTATCCTCTCTTTTCATGGAAAAAGGATTTTCTCTCTATTTTGTCGGCGGCGGGGCGATGGTTGGCTCAATTACGGGAAGTATAGTTGCGAGCCTTATTCTGTTTATGTTTTTACAGAAACGTAAAGAATGGAAAGGTATGGCTCCAAGCAAGGGAATCTTTCAAAATAATTCTCTGGAAGTGAAGCGGATCGTTAAAATGCTCACGTTTCAAGGGCTGATGATTTGTTTAAGCGGAATGCTGATGATCTTTATGCAGCTGGCAGATTCGTTAAATCTATTCTCCTTGCTTGTCTCAAGCGGCACGGAACGAGAGGCTGCCAAAAGCTTAAAGGGGGTTTTTGACCGTGGCCAGCCGTTAATCCAATTAGGAACAGTTGCTGCGGCCTCCATGGCATTAACACTAGTTCCGCTCATAAGCCGTGAGCGATTAGCCACAAAATCGGATAACCTTACCCGTAAAATCCAAGTGGCGATTAAGGTAAGTATCGTGATTGGACTTGGTGCCTCATCAGGCCTATGGGCGATTATTGAGCCCACCAATATAATGCTGTTTGAAAATGGAAATGGTTCTGATGTATTAGGTGTGCTAAGTTTTGTTGTTCTTTTTACCTCGGTCATATCAACTATTATTGCGATTATGCAGGGACTTGGCAATCTGCTTTATCCAGCTTTAGCAGTAATGCTCATATTTCCGCTGAAATATCTATTGAACATGATGTTCATTCCGTTGTTAGGGACAATGGGAGCCGCTGTTTCTTCGCTTATGGCTTTGGGACTGGTAACCTTTTGCTTAGTCTTTAAATTTAAAAAAATGATCGCCGTTCCACTGTTTACGTATCGCATTTTAGGAATCGTCCTAACAGCAGCAATAACGATGGTTGTCGTTTTAAAAGGTTATTTATATGTAACCAATCCAATCATTGCTATGCTGGAGTCAGATCGGCTAGGGGCGGCCTTGCAGGCGTTAAGTGCCGTTTTACTTGGAGGCAGTCTCTTTTTAGTTATTATCATTAGAGGAAACGTATTTCTTGAGGAAGATCTGCGTGAATTCCCATTTGGAAGCAAATTAATCCATCTACTATCGCGAAAGGACAAGGAGTAACCATGGATAAAAAAATTGAAATACTTGGCTTAGGAGCAGGAGATGCAGAACAGCTTCCAGTCGGGATATATAAGAAATTACTACATGCCGGAGGGCGCATATTTTTACGAACGAAAGAACATCCCGTGGTGGCAGATTTAGAAAAAGAAGGACTGAACTATTCATCCTTTGACAATGTCTACGAGAAACATGATCAGTTTGAAGCGGTCTACGAGGAAATCACGCGGACACTATTGGTAGAGGCGCAAAGCGGTCCAATCATTTACGCGGTTCCGGGGCATCCGCTTGTGGCAGAGCGTACGGTTCAGCTCCTTTTGGAATATGGGCCGGCCGAAGGTGCAGAAATCATGATTGGCGGCGGGCAGAGTTTTCTTGATCCTCTTTTTGCTTCATTAAAAATTGACCCTGTTGAAGGGTTCCAGTTGCT encodes:
- a CDS encoding polysaccharide biosynthesis protein, yielding MKSMNQSTMLFKGAFILTIAALLTKILSAFYRIPFQNIVGDIGFYIYQQVYPFYGIAIVLSTTGFPVVISKLYAEQMEKGDDEKSRLLLFVSFVYLQVIGFLLFLILYGGADHIAGWMKDPQLAVLFKVISIVFLIFPFVSIIRGYYQAIGEMTPTALSQVGEQTIRVLTIIFLSSLFMEKGFSLYFVGGGAMVGSITGSIVASLILFMFLQKRKEWKGMAPSKGIFQNNSLEVKRIVKMLTFQGLMICLSGMLMIFMQLADSLNLFSLLVSSGTEREAAKSLKGVFDRGQPLIQLGTVAAASMALTLVPLISRERLATKSDNLTRKIQVAIKVSIVIGLGASSGLWAIIEPTNIMLFENGNGSDVLGVLSFVVLFTSVISTIIAIMQGLGNLLYPALAVMLIFPLKYLLNMMFIPLLGTMGAAVSSLMALGLVTFCLVFKFKKMIAVPLFTYRILGIVLTAAITMVVVLKGYLYVTNPIIAMLESDRLGAALQALSAVLLGGSLFLVIIIRGNVFLEEDLREFPFGSKLIHLLSRKDKE
- a CDS encoding LutB/LldF family L-lactate oxidation iron-sulfur protein; translated protein: MAMKIGTEKFKERVDHGIHDQFMRGAVAGAQDGMGIKRKVVTTDELDNWEDWRNHGEEIRQHVLAHLDYYLEQLSENIAGRGGHVFFAQTKEEANDYIREVVKRKNAKKVVKAKSMVTEEISLNDMLEEEGCEVVETDLGEYILQLDEHDPPSHIVVPALHKNKEQIREVFAKKLGYTQTSKPEELACQARVTLREKFLEADIGITGCNFAVAETGSFSLVTNEGNADLVTALPKTQITVMGMERIVPTFEEMEVLVSLLTRSAVGQKLTSYITVLTGPREEGDVDGPEEFHLVIVDNGRSEILGSEFQSILQCIRCGACINVCPVYRHIGGHSYGSIYPGPVGAVLSPLLGGYDEYKELPYASTLCGACTEVCPVKIPLHDLLHQHRVNIVEKEGKAPVSEKLLMKAFGLGAASPTLYKIGSKLAPAAMNRFTAGEKISNGPGPLKAWTDIREFPAPNKERFRDWFKNREKGGSN
- a CDS encoding pyridoxal-phosphate-dependent aminotransferase family protein; this translates as MYPNILRHPGPTPIPKKVQLAMNQDMISHRSEEFVQLFQETTNRVKPIFGTKQDILLLPSGGTAALEAAAVNTVSPGEEVVVITVGAFGDYFVSICEKYGFHVHKLETAWGDACTEEDLAAFLKPLSNIKAVFATYNETSTGILNPIEKLAKVVSNQTDALFIVDGVSCIGGAPAEMDQWGIDILVTGSQKAMMLPPGLALLSISKRAWKVIEENQTPSYYLNLVSYREWAAKGMTPNTPAVSLIFGLSAVCDLIDEEGGFTQTMARHELMKNMVRGAMKALSIGLLTSDEYASPTITAIRTPEGLELSSFLRHLKQNYHLDFAGGLGSLQGKIFRFGHMGYCFPSDVLEAVSLMEAGLQDFSYSFEPGAGVRAAQTIFLNANRK
- a CDS encoding lactate utilization protein C → MSGTIQNREGFLNQLAVRLNRPRISAPIEKPIWKYQPQYEVLKDATQDELLAVLEEHCKKIHTKLYTTDLKDLPAVVDDVVRDYGGGPVVTWKDARFAEWGLNSLFQQEWAAQNIDVFEWDYRLGDENIQKAENANVGITISEITLAESGTVVLFSDKDKGRTVSFLPATSIMLIPKSSLVPRMTQAAVKMREMYHQSGHVASCINFITGPSNSADIELNLVVGVHGPIKASYIVINDL
- the spoVT gene encoding stage V sporulation protein T, with amino-acid sequence MKATGIVRRIDDLGRVVIPKEIRRTLRIREGDPLEIFVDRDGEVILKKYSPISELSDFAKEYAEALFDSLGNPVLICDRDTYIALAGGSKKDYLNKNISDLVEKTMEERNSVLHTQQGDIALADGNDETVSSYTIGPIIANGDPIGAVIIFSREGTLGEVEQKAVETAAGFLARQMES
- a CDS encoding (Fe-S)-binding protein, producing MKVTLFATCIVDLFQSNVGKAAVELLERLGCEIEFPESQVCCGQPAYNSGYVKESKEAMKRMIETFHHAEYIVSPSGSCAFMFHEYPHIFAGDPVWEPKAKQLAEKTYELTQFIVEVLKIEDVGATFEGTATYHTSCHMTRLLGVKEPPMILLKNVKGLTFTELPGKEQCCGFGGTFSVKNAQISEQMVDEKVGHVEETGADYLIGADGACLMNIGGRMERLGKPVKVMHIAEVLNSH